The DNA segment AAACCCATAATACCTGCTAAAAACAGACCACCTATAGTGGCAGGTTCTGGTACAGAAGTTACATCGCTGGGTGGTGTTGAGATAATTTCTACTCCGTCTCCTTCTATTCTGACATTAAAACTCACCAAGAAGTCGTCTAAGGACAAGGATCTTATGGTTGGATTGCCTGGAATATCAGATTGGAAATCAAAAACTGTGGGAAAATTGCCACCGTTAGTATTGGTATACCGCGGGCTAAATCCACTAACTCGAAACTCGCCTTCATACTGCTTACCTGTGCTGGGATCAGTGACAATACCCTGGTAAAAGGCTCTACCGAGAACAAATTCATCCTGAACAACGCCTTGAAATTTCACTCCTGGCAAACCCGGATTATTCTGGTAATTATAAGGTTTCAATTCACCACCAGAAAGAATTGGTGAAGTGAGAACGCCATCTAAGGATACAAAAGGAATACCCTTAAAATCGACGTAGTAATTCACACCATCCGTTGACTTTACAAAGTCTGACTGGTACACAAGAACACCATTTCGGAAATACCTTCCTTCGCTATCTGTACCAACACGAGTAGTACTAGCATTAAAATTGGGATTAATCCGAGGAAGCTCAATGGTGCCTGATAATGTGACAGTAGATTGAACTGAGATGAATTGAGCCGCAAAAGCACTTACGCTACTGAACCCAATAATCGTGGTGGCTAAAAAGCTGCTACTTGCAATTTTTAAACCAAATTTCACTGATGGTGAACTAACTTTCATGAACAATTTGCTCCTTTAATCAACTTGAAGAAAAATACAGTTATTGTGAGTTAGCAAGAATGGATTTACTGAAAATCCGGATGAAGTCAAACAATTTGGGATTTTCGATTGATTCCACAGATCCATGTGGGGGCTTCTACCATGAAAGAACTATTGGTCAAAAATCTGTTGGTTAGTAAAACAATTGATGAGGTAGCAAAATAAGTTATTTTGACAGTTCTCAGCCCTCAAGGTATTTAGGCAAATTTTAGTAGAAAGGTTATGCTTAAATTAGCCCGGAAAATGACTTTTAAGGGCTTAGTTAAAGAGTCTCTACTAACTTTACTGATAATTAACGCCCGTAGTCAGATTTAATCTTTCCAGTCAAGTTAACTGTACTATTGGTCTTAGTATTTATCGGCATTGAAATACAAGCCTGATTTCAGTTGATTCTCTAATAATTTTCCATTGATGATTTTTCAACAAATACAAAAATTTAATCAAACTCTAAAATACTTTTTTGGCTGGTATATGTTTCCTTTTATCCGACAAATCTTATGCCATGTTTTTACATAATTAATGGTACTTTTCAGAATAATTTATTTATAGTTTCTGAAAAATTATTACATTTGCAGTATAACCATAAACTTCGATTAGTGACAAGCAATTTTATTTCTGTTTATTTAAAAAGCAGTTAAGTTACTTTTGATAAATTCAATTAAGTAGGATTTCTATTATTTTTTGATTTCATGAATTTTGCATAAACTATCAACACCGTTTATTCACTTAGTATAGTTGCAGGTTAGGAAAAAACATCATAATAATAACTGTATATACACGTAAGTATAAACAGATGACCCTTAAATAAGGCTTATTAACTGATGTGAATACAGCCAAGACACTTACATCCTGGTGCAATTAAGTGAGGATATTGATAAATTGCGTGGCGTAGTATCGAATATTAAGTATAATCCCGGTGATGCAAATTTGGGAAATTATTTTAACTTATTGCGTTTAGGGATTTTCCGCCTGAGGAATTGCTAAGAAAGCGACTTTAGCGGCGGCTTGTTCGGCGGCTTTGATTGAGCGTCCTTTACCTTCGCCTAGTTTGTTGTCATACAGCCAAACTTCAGCAGCAAAACGCTCTTGATTTTGGTTAGTTTGATTAACTTCTGTGACCCGATACTCAGGCAAAACTTTAAATTCAGCCTGTGTCCATTCTTGCAGAGCGGCTTTGTAGTTAAGTCTAGCGGGATCGAGGCGAATTTCAGTTGCTAGCTTTTTAAAGTGAAAATCTAACCAAGGATGAATTAATTCGAGATTGTTAGTGCTGAGGTAAAGCGCACCCAGAACAGCTTCAAAAGCATCTGCCAAGCGTGATTCTTGACCAACTTTATCGCTTGTAGC comes from the Nodularia sp. NIES-3585 genome and includes:
- a CDS encoding PEP-CTERM sorting domain-containing protein — encoded protein: MKVSSPSVKFGLKIASSSFLATTIIGFSSVSAFAAQFISVQSTVTLSGTIELPRINPNFNASTTRVGTDSEGRYFRNGVLVYQSDFVKSTDGVNYYVDFKGIPFVSLDGVLTSPILSGGELKPYNYQNNPGLPGVKFQGVVQDEFVLGRAFYQGIVTDPSTGKQYEGEFRVSGFSPRYTNTNGGNFPTVFDFQSDIPGNPTIRSLSLDDFLVSFNVRIEGDGVEIISTPPSDVTSVPEPATIGGLFLAGIMGLFLKRKSALFPKY
- the rnc gene encoding ribonuclease III; its protein translation is MTLVYPRRQRQLESLIRRLGLPTGLAIKWELLDLALTHPTVSESANYEQLEFVGDAVVRLAAAIVLWETYPDCPVGDFAAIRSVLVSDRILAQLAREYGLELYLLVAGSATSDKVGQESRLADAFEAVLGALYLSTNNLELIHPWLDFHFKKLATEIRLDPARLNYKAALQEWTQAEFKVLPEYRVTEVNQTNQNQERFAAEVWLYDNKLGEGKGRSIKAAEQAAAKVAFLAIPQAENP